The following proteins are co-located in the Nitrospirota bacterium genome:
- a CDS encoding DUF262 domain-containing protein, with product MSLNNEIDSMRKEIRTDEYGMSIGEWISLYENKEVDIHPEFQRFYRWSETQKSRLIESILLGIPIPPIFVSQRKEGVWDVIDGLQRLSTLYQFVGVLKDENGNNIEPLKLEKTKYLPSLKGKKWNDPNDPDNSFTTEQRLLIKRSKIAVSIVLRESDQIAKYELFQRLNTGGANLTPQEVRNCIMVMVKPDFHKWISTISAYQPYQECIALSDKNISEQYDIELALRFIVFSTLDLDEYDRSKDVGEYLTDRMVEIAQDKHFERKSAETRFRETFDHLNDALGANAFRRYTDGQFKGGFLLSPFEVVSFGLGFNHPNLPSPEETKEKTQQLYSDSEYQKWSGSGVRANSRLPHLIPLGRKIFRKDTSK from the coding sequence ATGTCACTTAACAATGAAATAGACTCAATGCGCAAGGAAATTAGAACCGATGAATATGGGATGTCAATTGGCGAATGGATAAGCCTTTATGAAAATAAGGAGGTAGATATTCACCCCGAGTTTCAGCGCTTTTATCGTTGGAGTGAGACTCAAAAAAGTAGGCTCATTGAATCAATTCTTTTAGGTATTCCTATTCCCCCTATATTCGTCAGTCAACGCAAGGAAGGTGTATGGGATGTCATTGACGGTTTGCAGCGGTTATCAACACTCTACCAGTTTGTCGGAGTCTTAAAAGACGAAAACGGAAACAACATTGAGCCGCTCAAGTTGGAAAAAACAAAATACTTGCCATCACTAAAAGGAAAGAAGTGGAATGATCCCAATGATCCAGACAACTCTTTTACGACTGAACAACGGCTCCTAATTAAGAGAAGCAAAATTGCCGTTAGCATCGTCCTCCGTGAAAGCGACCAGATTGCCAAATATGAGTTGTTCCAGCGTCTCAATACTGGAGGTGCAAACTTAACTCCTCAGGAAGTCAGAAATTGCATAATGGTCATGGTCAAACCAGATTTCCATAAGTGGATCAGTACTATTAGTGCGTATCAACCATATCAAGAATGTATTGCTCTCAGCGATAAGAATATTTCTGAACAATATGACATTGAGCTTGCATTGAGATTCATTGTTTTTTCAACTTTGGATCTTGATGAATATGATCGTTCGAAAGATGTGGGCGAATACTTAACAGACCGTATGGTGGAAATAGCGCAAGACAAACATTTCGAGAGAAAGTCAGCAGAGACTCGGTTCCGAGAGACATTTGACCATCTCAATGATGCTCTTGGTGCGAATGCTTTTAGAAGATACACCGATGGGCAATTTAAAGGGGGATTTCTGCTATCTCCTTTTGAGGTTGTATCTTTCGGGCTAGGTTTTAATCATCCTAACTTGCCATCACCGGAAGAAACGAAGGAAAAAACGCAACAACTATATTCAGATTCAGAATACCAGAAATGGTCAGGTTCGGGGGTTAGAGCAAATTCACGTCTACCTCATCTTATTCCGCTTGGGCGGAAGATATTTCGAAAAGATACTTCCAAATGA
- a CDS encoding IS110 family transposase gives MYDLFIGIDVSKESSSAHGLTKEGKSSFSMSFAMNSDGFSELLMTVTSHCKDLSGVIIAMESTACYHINLFSFLTSKDINAVIINPLLISNFTKLSLRKTKTDKKDARTIAQFLIVNKDSISNMSISQDKQDLRDIARERESLSHLISANKTEIKRILQTIFPELESICNIFTKTLLNFIKEYPSARIIKAARPKAIAKALKPPGQGNKISFSPDKILEAAKTSIASFSPAKELILPGKILTLMHLEERRDELTKVLIEYCKSAMIKDLQIITSIDGIDNGTATTFLAEMGHIANYASHKNLIAFAGIDPTVYQSGKFEGYSRISKRGNRHLRRKEDGLPSKKAIFATAHKLIRVIFAMLSQRTYFKENYS, from the coding sequence ATGTATGATCTATTTATTGGAATAGACGTTTCTAAGGAATCCTCTTCAGCTCACGGGCTTACCAAGGAAGGCAAGAGTTCTTTTTCTATGTCGTTTGCTATGAACTCAGATGGTTTCTCTGAGCTACTGATGACTGTAACATCTCACTGTAAAGACCTCTCAGGGGTTATTATTGCCATGGAATCCACCGCATGTTACCACATTAATCTCTTCTCCTTCCTTACATCAAAAGACATCAATGCGGTTATCATTAACCCTCTTCTTATCTCCAACTTTACCAAGCTCTCACTTAGAAAGACCAAGACTGACAAGAAAGACGCCAGGACTATTGCTCAGTTTCTTATTGTTAACAAGGACTCTATATCAAACATGTCCATCTCTCAAGATAAACAAGATCTACGGGATATTGCCAGGGAAAGGGAATCTCTTTCTCACCTCATCTCAGCTAATAAAACAGAGATCAAAAGAATCCTTCAGACCATTTTTCCTGAACTGGAATCAATCTGCAATATTTTTACTAAGACCCTGCTAAATTTCATTAAAGAGTATCCTTCTGCTCGCATTATTAAAGCAGCTAGACCAAAAGCTATTGCAAAAGCTCTTAAGCCGCCAGGTCAAGGAAATAAAATATCTTTCTCCCCTGATAAGATTTTGGAGGCCGCTAAAACCTCTATAGCCTCGTTTAGTCCAGCCAAGGAATTGATATTGCCCGGGAAGATATTAACCCTCATGCATCTCGAAGAAAGGCGTGATGAACTTACTAAGGTGCTTATAGAATACTGTAAATCAGCAATGATTAAAGACCTGCAGATAATAACATCGATTGATGGCATTGATAATGGTACCGCTACTACCTTTTTGGCTGAAATGGGACATATAGCCAACTATGCCTCACATAAAAACCTAATTGCATTCGCCGGTATCGACCCAACTGTATACCAGTCCGGTAAATTTGAAGGGTATAGCAGAATATCCAAAAGAGGCAACAGGCACCTGCGGAGGAAAGAAGATGGACTACCATCTAAAAAGGCTATATTTGCTACAGCACATAAACTTATAAGGGTTATCTTTGCGATGCTTTCACAAAGAACTTATTTTAAGGAGAATTATTCATAG
- a CDS encoding IS110 family transposase, translating into MINNKKRLTGIDYGKTLIDTADVSKEKHTGYYRCPDGTDIKSFEFFNNGRGFAQFWERISWAMKRYNLENVVIGIESTGPYGEPLLHYLRRKPVRLVQGNPVHTKRLKELHGNSPNKTDKKDPMAIADIISLGHALTVVIPEGSAAELRRLTQARERCVQRRTALYNQLQQLVYLIFPEFLQIMKNVKTKSSHYLLKHLLTPKDIVTYGLEPLTLLLRKKSYGKLGIERATELYTAAKESVGIDHGQEGLAFEIQNILQLIEASNSFVADVEQKMSCHLEQVPYSRFILSIKGISTVTVGGLIGEVGDFNQFGTISEITKLAGLDLFEVSSGKHKGNRRISKRGRPLLRKLLFNAAMNMVSRHGSMRQTYLGYLQRGMKKMKALVAIARKLLRIIFALVRNQCDYIDSYQETEMMLKVA; encoded by the coding sequence ATGATAAACAATAAGAAAAGACTCACAGGTATAGACTATGGAAAAACATTGATTGACACTGCGGATGTTAGCAAAGAAAAACATACGGGGTATTATCGTTGTCCTGATGGAACAGACATAAAGTCCTTTGAATTTTTCAATAACGGACGTGGATTTGCCCAGTTTTGGGAACGTATTTCCTGGGCCATGAAAAGATATAATCTGGAGAATGTTGTGATAGGGATTGAGTCGACAGGTCCTTATGGAGAACCGCTACTTCATTATTTGCGAAGAAAGCCTGTGCGTTTAGTTCAGGGCAATCCGGTGCATACCAAGCGACTCAAAGAACTTCATGGCAATTCACCGAATAAGACGGACAAGAAAGATCCAATGGCCATAGCTGATATCATCTCATTAGGCCATGCTTTGACTGTTGTTATTCCTGAGGGATCGGCTGCGGAACTCCGCCGGTTAACTCAAGCCAGGGAGAGATGCGTGCAGAGGCGTACAGCGCTATACAATCAGCTTCAACAGCTTGTTTATCTTATATTTCCGGAGTTTTTACAGATAATGAAGAATGTTAAAACCAAAAGTTCCCATTATCTTTTGAAGCATCTTCTGACCCCCAAAGATATCGTGACCTATGGCCTGGAGCCCTTGACACTTTTACTCAGGAAAAAAAGCTATGGAAAGTTGGGGATAGAGCGTGCCACTGAGCTTTATACGGCCGCTAAGGAATCTGTGGGCATTGATCACGGTCAGGAAGGGTTGGCCTTTGAGATTCAAAATATTCTGCAGCTGATCGAGGCATCGAACAGCTTTGTTGCCGATGTGGAGCAAAAGATGTCTTGTCATCTTGAGCAGGTCCCATACAGCCGCTTTATACTTTCTATCAAAGGGATCAGTACAGTAACTGTGGGAGGCCTCATTGGTGAAGTAGGTGATTTCAATCAATTTGGAACCATTTCCGAGATAACCAAACTTGCCGGGCTGGATCTCTTTGAGGTGAGTTCTGGCAAGCATAAAGGGAATCGCCGCATATCCAAAAGAGGGCGTCCATTGTTGAGAAAACTCCTGTTTAATGCTGCAATGAACATGGTCAGTCGACATGGCAGCATGCGCCAGACCTACCTGGGGTATCTTCAAAGAGGGATGAAGAAGATGAAAGCATTGGTGGCTATTGCCAGAAAACTTCTCAGAATTATCTTTGCTCTTGTTAGAAATCAGTGTGACTATATAGACAGTTATCAGGAGACAGAAATGATGTTAAAGGTGGCTTAA